In a single window of the Scyliorhinus torazame isolate Kashiwa2021f chromosome 2, sScyTor2.1, whole genome shotgun sequence genome:
- the bdkrb2 gene encoding B2 bradykinin receptor → MIVNATLNQSLTASSNLSAVDSSSGSNSCPEGNFWEWLYTFQPIYIMVVCITGLVGNSFVLIVLCLHKSHCTVPDIYLGSLAGADLLLLACLPFWAVNIARRYHWPFGGFLCRYVNSVIYMNLYSSVYLLVMVSIDRYLALVKALGHGRIRTVSCAKINCFFIWMFGLLMSCPAIIFREVTYIQHLNISACLLNHPNIAWKLQMDITLIVIVFLVPVAIISFCTFQILNVLRNNEMQRFKQVRRESKATYLVLVVLLVFIICWMPFQFLRILGIFYEIKLLSGCTWQNVINNGNQIAIFLACTNSCINPILYVLVGKQFRNKAKELYIQSIARRMSSWNFTDSVTTQTTSAKSN, encoded by the coding sequence ATGATTGTCAACGCGACACTGAACCAGTCCCTGACAGCATCTTCAAACCTTAGTGCTGTCGACAGCTCCAGTGGTTCCAACTCTTGCCCTGAAGGTAACTTCTGGGAATGGCTCTACACCTTTCAACCAATTTATATAATGGTGGTGTGCATCACCGGTCTTGTCGGAAACAGCTTTGTCCTGATTGTCCTGTGTTTACACAAAAGCCATTGCACAGTGCCGGATATCTACCTGGGCAGCCTCGCTGGTGCTGACCTGCTCCTCTTGGCTTGCCTCCCCTTCTGGGCCGTCAACATTGCTCGCCGCTACCATTGGCCTTTTGGAGGATTCCTCTGCCGTTACGTCAACTCTGTTATTTACATGAACCTTTACAGTAGCGTCTACTTACTCGTGATGGTCAGCATTGACCGCTACCTAGCTCTGGTGAAAGCCCTGGGTCATGGCAGAATACGAACAGTCTCATGTGCTAAGATCAACTGTTTCTTCATCTGGATGTTTGGCCTGTTGATGAGCTGCCCTGCCATTATATTCCGTGAAGTGACCTACATCCAACATTTGAATATCTCCGCCTGCCTACTCAACCATCCCAACATAGCCTGGAAGCTGCAGATGGACATTACACTGATAGTCATCGTCTTCCTGGTGCCTGTCGCCATCATCAGCTTTTGCACCTTCCAAATCCTGAATGTTCTAAGAAACAACGAAATGCAACGCTTCAAGCAAGTGCGCAGGGAAAGCAAGGCCACCTATTTGGTCCTCGTTGTCCTATTGGTTTTCATCATTTGTTGGATGCCATTTCAATTTCTCCGGATCCTTGGCATCTTCTATGAAATCAAGTTGTTGTCGGGCTGCACCTGGCAGAATGTGATTAATAATGGCAATCAGATTGCGATATTTCTTGCATGTACCAATAGCTGCATCAACCCCATACTCTATGTCCTCGTGGGAAAGCAATTCAGGAATAAAGCAAAGGAGCTTTATATCCAATCCATAGCCAGGAGGATGTCATCATGGAATTTCACTGACTCTGTCACAACCCAGACCACATCAGCAAAGAGTAACTAG